Genomic window (Paenibacillus sp. PK3_47):
CTGCAACCAGTGCCTTAACGATGAACGGAAGATAAGTAACCTTCACGCCTTTCTTCTCGGCAACAGGCTTCATGCGGGTACGGAAAGCTACCAGCTCAGTAACATCCACTTCGTCCATGATGGTAACGTGAGGTGCTGTGTATGCCGATTTAACCATCGCATTGGAGATCGCTTTACGGATACCTTTGAACGGTACGCGTTCTTCTTCAAGGCTTGCGTTGCCGGAGGCTGCAGGTGCTGCTGCCTTGGCAGCTGCCTTTGGAGCTTCAGCTGCTGCTGGTGCTGCAGCTTGAGGAGCCGCTGCTGCCGCAGGTGCTGCAGATCCGCCTTTGAGGAAGTTCTCAACATCTTCAAGAGTGATCTTGCCGTTCTTGCCGGAACCGTTCACCTTGGAGATATCAACGCCCTTGTCACGGGCAAATTTGCGTACACTTGGCGTAGCCAGAATGTCACGGTTAGGAGCTGGAGCAGCAGCTTGTGCAGCTGCCGGAGCCGCTGCAGCTTCCTGTGCCGCCGGAGCGTCAGCGTGGCCGCCTTCCTGCTGCGGCACTTCACCTTCAGCAGCAATTACAGCTACAACTTCGCCAACACGGCAGACCTGTCCGTCCTTCACACGCACTTCAAGTACGGTTCCGTTAACCGGGCAAGGCACTTCCACTACTGCCTTGTCGTTCTGTACTTCCATTACGATATCATCGTCAGTTACTTTGTCGCCGACTTTGATATGCATTTTGATGATTTCACCTTCGTGCAGGCCTTCACCCAGCTCAGGGAAACGGTATTCAAAGTTCACGGAACCTCCGGCAAGCGGACTGTCAGCAGCAGGGGAAGAAGTAGTGTCCACTGCACCTTTAGATGCATCGGCTTCCTGGGCAGCTTGCTCAGCAGGATGTCCGCCCTCTTGCTCAGGCACATCGCCTTCTGCATCAATAATTGCAACAACTTCGCCTACACGGCATACTTGGCCGTCTTTGGTGAAGACTTCCAGTACTGTGCCGTTAACCGGACACGGCACTTCTACTACCGCCTTGTCATTCTGTACTTCCATTACGATATCGTCATCGGTTACTTTATCGCCGGCTTTGATATGCATTTTGATAATTTCGCCTTCATGCAGACCTTCGCCCAGCTCAGGGAACCGGTACTCAAATTTTGCCACCTTGATAACCTCCCATAAAATGTGATAGCCGCTGCAGCTTCGATTTAACTATTAACGCATCGGCCCAATAGTGCAGAAAACGGGTGCCGTCCTTGTATAAGGACGGCAAAAGATAAAGCTTCTTAGAATTCCAGAACTTGCTTAACAGCTGTAATTACACGTGCTGGTGTTGGAATCCAGGTATCCTCGATTTGTGCAAAAGGATATACAGTATCCGGGCCTGCAACACGGAGTACAGGCGCTTCCAGATGAAGGATTGCTTTTTCGTTGATTTGTGCGATAACTTCAGCCGCCACACCGGAGCTCTTTTGTGCTTCCTGCACAACGATCGCACGGTTGGTTTTCTTCACAGAAGCTACAATAGTATCGATATCAATCGGACTAACTGTACGAAGGTCAATAATTTCAGCCTTAATGCCTTCCTTCTCAAGCTGTTCGGCCGCTTTGGTAGCAGTATGTACCATCAGGCCGTACGTGATGATCGATACGTCAGAGCCTTCGCGGACAACATTTGCTTTGCCCAGCTCAACGGTGTATTCGCCTTCCGGCACTTCAGCGCGGAACGCATGGTACAGGTTCAAGTGTTCCATGAAGAATACAGGGTCATTGTCACGGATCGAGGCGATCAGCAGTCCCTTGGCATCGTAAGGGTTGGAAGGAATAACAACCTTGATACCAGGACTTTGGGCAATCAGGCCTTCCAGGGAATCCGTGTGCAGTTCTGCCGCTTTAACACCGCCGCCGAAAGGCGTACGGAATACGATTGGAGCATTATATTTACCGCCGGAACGGTAGCGCAGGCGTGCAGCCTGGATAACGATCTGGTCGAGTGCTTCAAAGATAAAACCTACGAACTGGATTTCAGCGATCGGACGGAAGCCTTGTACGCCCAGACCGAAAGCCAGACCGCCGATTGCGGATTCGGCAAGCGGTGTATCGAAGATACGCTCTTCGCCAAACTCTTTTTGCAGCCCTTCCGTTACACGGAATACGCCGCCTACATTACCAACGTCTTCTCCGAAGATCATGACGTTAGGGTCACGACTCAGTTCCACGCGCATTGCGTCGCGGATTGCTTCTTTCATATTCATTTGTGCCATTGCCTGAAATCCCCCTTATTCAAAATCGGCTTTTTGCTCTTCCAGATGCTTCGGAGTTACCTCGAACATGCTGTCGATCAAGCCGGACACGGTCATTTTTTCGGTTTGCTCTGCTTTTTTGATCTGCTCGTTAACAGTCGCTTTCGCTTCTTCTCTTACGCGCAGTGTATCTTCTTCGGTCCAAAGGCCCTTCTTCTCCAAATACTTGGCAAGACGGTTGATCGGATCCTTCTCGCTCCATTGTCCTTCTTCGTCCTTGGAACGGTATTTGCTGGCGTCATCAGAGAGGGAATGCGGACGGAAACGGTAAGTTACAGCTTCAATCAGCGTAGCACCTTCACCATTGCGGGCACGTTCAGCAGCTTCGCGAACTGCAGTAATAACCGCAAAAATGTCCATACCGTCAACTTTGATACCCGGAATACCGACTGCTACCGCCTTGTGGGCAATGGATTTGGAAGCTGTTTGTTTAGCGAACGGAGTCGTAATCGCGTAGCCGTTATTTTGTACAAAGAAGATTACCGGCAATTTGAAGCGTCCTGCAAAGTTCAGGCCTTCATAGAAATCGCCTTCGGAAGAACCGCCGTCACCTGTATAAGTGATTGCAACGTTCTTTTGTTTCTTGAGCTGGAAGCCCATCGCGATTCCGGTAGCGTGCAGAATTTGTGCACCGATAATGATCTGAGGCATCAGGACGTTAACGCCGTCCGGAATTTGTCCGCCATGCTGATGGCCGCGGGAATACAGGAATGCTTGATATAATGGAAGCCCGTGCCATACCAGCTGAGGAATGTCACGGTAGCCTGGGCAGATAAAGTCTTCTTTCTCAAGTGCAAATTCACTGCCGATCATTGTTGCTTCCTGGCCGGATACCGGCGCATAGAAACCAAGACGGCCTTGACGACCCAGGTTAACAGCACGGTCATCCCATGTACGGGTAAATACCATACGGTACATAATTTCTTTCAATTGATCATCAGTAAGGTCAGGCAGTTTATCCTTGTTGATAACTTCTCCATCCGGCGAAAGCACCGAAAGGGCCTCTACGTCCTCTGTATACACTTCATAAGGAACTCTGGTCATCATTTTCACCTCAATAAAAAAATTTGAATATCAGTGGTCTCTGTTATAGAATTATTATACACCTGTTTTATCTGTTTCGTCAAAGAAATACGCATAAAATTTATGTTTCCATAAATTTTGTATGTATAACAGGATGTTGAATATCCTATAACAGAGAAGTCATTTCCCGGCAAGTAAATGAGGAATAACACATTAACCTGCCCGTGTCATTTTAACGCAAGCGCATGTTTAATGCAAAATTCGACAAGAAAGGTGACGATTTAGCTATGAGCGAACCTGTTTTTCTGAAACGTACAATTGTTAAGCAAACCTTGTGGAGCGAACACCTGCAGGAAGAGCGGAAGCTGCGCATTTATCTTCCACCCGGTTATAATGAAGTTCTCAGCTATCCTGTTGTATACTGCCAGGACGGGGAGGAATTCTTCAACTTCGGCCGGATTGCCACCCTCGCCGGGCAACTGATTGCAGAAGAAGATGTGGAACCCTTCATTATTGTAGGTGTTGAAGTTAATATTCCTGTACGGACGCAAGAATATGCTCCCTTTGGCAGCAGATTTAATCCGTACATGGCCTGCTTCGCCGAGGAGATTGTTCCCTTCATTGAACATAATTATCCGGTCCGCCGCACGCCTGATGAGCGGATTATCGCCGGTGATTCACTGGGCGGCAGTGTCTCACTGCATATAGCCCTTGCTTACCCGGGATTGTTCAGCCGGGTTCTCAGCCTGTCCGGCGCCTATTACCCCGAATCCCAGGATATTATCGCCAGGGAAGAGGATCTCTCCTGGCTTGATATTAATATGGTCGTAGGTCTTCAAGAGCGTGATTATCAGACAGATACGGGAATTTATGATTTTGTGCAGATGAACCGGGATACAAGGGATTTGCTTGCATCCAGGGGAGCAACTGTATCCTATCGCGAAAAAGACGGCCGCCATCTCTGGGGATTCTGGCAAAAAGAGCTACCTGAATCATTACTCTATTTCTTTAACCAATAAAACAGCCTTGAAAAAAGAAATCGTGAACATCTGGCGAACATATGTAAGATGAGGCGTTGGACACGCTTTCAACCGGGACGGGTACAGCGGTATCCGTCCTTATTTTTAAGGACGGCATCCGGTCTTAGCACTTTCAGCACCCTTTACAGCTTTTCGCTGGCAATCCGGTCAAGCAGCACATCACAGCCTGCACTGATCAGGTCATAGACCTGTTCAAAGTTTCCGGTAAAGTACGGGTCAGGCACCTCCCTGAGCTCTTCCTCCGGCAGCAGATCCATAAAAAACAGCAGCTCCGCCTTATCCCCTCCGGGAAGCTTCCGAACATTCTCGCCATTCGACTTGTCCATGCAGATAATATAATCAAACCGGTCAAAATCATCGCTGTTCACAAGCCGAGCAGTCATATTCTTGTAACTGATCCCGTACTGGTCCAGTATCCGCCGGGTACCTTCGTGCGGCACTTTGCCGATATGCCAGTCTCCGGTACCGGCTGAATCTACCGCAATCCGGTTGTCCAGCTTACGCTGTTCAATCTTGCTGCGCAGTACCGCTTCCGCCATCGGCGACCGGCAAATGTTACCCAGGCATACGAACAATACATTTATGATGGTTCTCACCCCCTGTTCTATAAACGCACTTCCTTTATTTTAGCGTCTGCCGCGGCAATTGTACAACTTTTCAAAACTGCATTATACTTGGTCAGGATAACAAACCATACACCAATAGAAGGAGAGGAATTGTATTGCCAGTGAGTCGTGTTGTTATTGTAGCCGGCGGAGAGCTGTCCGAAGATTGCCTTCGCCTATTAGATGAAGGGGATTTTGTGATCGGCGCGGACCGCGGGGCGTTGTTCCTGGTATCCCACGGCATTACACCCGATATATCTGTAGGGGATTTCGACTCCGTGTCTCCGGAGGATGTAATAAGAATTGAACAGGGAAGCAAGGAAATCATCAGCTGCGATCCGGTTAACAAGGATCTGACCGACAGTGAGATGGCGCTGGAGCTGGCCCTTGAACAACAGCCTGAGTCGATCCTGATTACAGGGGTAACAGGGACGCGGATGGATCAAACTCTTGCCAGTATCCAGATGATGACCCGTGCGCTCCAGCGGCAGGTAAGCTGCTCTATTGTAGATGCCCACAACTATATTACTTTGACAGGTTCCCATGCTTTGGTGCTCGACCGGGGGTATACCTACGTCTCTCTGCTGCCTCTGACTCCAGAAGTGACGGGAATAACCCTCCAGGGATTTTTGTATCCGCTGGAAAATGCTACGCTAAAGCTTGGACAATCACTTGCGGTAAGCAACCGTCTGCTTGGAGAGTCAGGTATCGTAACCATAGAGAGCGGACTGCTCCTGATTATTCAAAGCAACGATTAAAATGATAGAATTACATAGCGTTATGGAGACATGTTTGTAACTTTTGTTTCAAATCCAAAAGTCCGGTAACCCCTTTGACAGCAAGGGATTTCCCGGGCTTTTTTTGCTTTTAAATGCTTGATATATTAATATTTTGTAACTTTTAATCAAATTTTAATAAAACGCTTCCATGCCAGTCCCGGCCTTGGTTTGAGGCCTCCGAGGAAAGATTTAGGGGATGAATTTCCTGATATACTACGTAACAGAGCAAGACGAAAGACAGAAAGATTTAAACCTGGGAGGTAATTACAACATGAAGAAGCAACAATGGTTCAAGCAAGCAATTGTCATCGGGATGTGCACTACTATCGGATTCAGCACCCTGATAGCTAGCGGAGCCGGCACAGCACCCGTTGCTGCCGCATCCGTGTCGTCGTCCTCTACCGGACAGAAGATTATTAATTTGGGGAAAAAATATATGGGCACCCGCTATGTATTCGGGGCATCCACTTCTACTACTAGATATTTTGACTGCTCGTCATTTACTAAATATATCTTTTCAAAATATGGTGTCAATCTTCCCCGCACCTCTGCAGCACAGTCCAAGGTCGGAAAAGCCGTATCCAAATCGAATCTGCGTGTAGGCGATCTGGTCTTCTTCTCCAGCGGCAGCAGAGCTAATGGTAAAAATGTAACGCATGTAGCGGTATATGCAGGCAACGGCAAGATTCTCCACACTTACGGCAAACCTGGTGTGACAGTTTCCAACCTGAATTCGGGCACATGGAAAAAAACTTACCTGAAAGCACGCCGCGTACTGTAGGCATCATTATTTACAATGCGGGGCCGCCTTGCGGCGCCCTCATTACATATCCCGTTCCGCGGACTGTATGAATCAATTTATGACGGTACCCCTTATCTACCTTCAACCGGATGTGCCGGATATAGACGTCAACCACGTTGGTGTCCGCATGAAAGTGATATCCCCACACATGCTTTAGAATTTCCTCACGCGGGCAGGCATGTCCCAGATTCGCTGCGAGATAATAGAGCAGATCGAATTCTTTGGGAGTCAGTGTCAGCGGGATTTCATCCCGGCTGACCAGCCTGCGGGCCGGATCAAGCAGCAGGCCGTCCACCTTCAGCAGGGAATCAAGTCCCCTGCGGCGGCCTGTAAGCATGAGCAGATTTCTTACTCTGCATTTGAACTCCCCCCGGTGTAATGGGCTGCTCATATACTCATTTCCGCCATTTTCAAAGGCTTCTACAATTACCCGTTCCTCCCTGCCTGCGGCTACAACCATCACCGGAAAAAACATCCCCTGCTCCCTCATCTCCGAAATGATGCCCCACCCCGCCCATTCACTGATATTATTCAGCTCCGCAAGCATAAGTAATGGCTCCACTCCGGTCAGCAGTAAGCGAAGATCCCCGGGATCTTCGCTTTTTGCCGTCTGCAGACCCAGCTCATCAAATACGCCGGTAATCAACCGGGCCTGTTCTTCATCCGCACGCTGTGAACTATACCACACGACAGCCTCGTTCATGTACATCCCCCGCATCCAGTCAGCTCTAACTGCAGCGTTTTCCCTCTGCCGCTTCATCATTAGATTTCCCGCAAAACAAAAAGACCATTCCCGGGGAACGGCCTATTTGTCCATGTTATCATTATGAGAATGAACCGGATTATTTCATCAAATCGATTTCCTGAAATCCCGCTACCTCAGTATCCCAGCGCTCGGAGACAAACGCCTGATGGTCCGGATGATTGTTATAGGCGTCATATGCAGCCTGATCTGTAAATTCCATCGAAAACCCATACTCAAAATCACATTTGGCACTAATCTGGCGCAGCACCTCAAAATTGTTCACTGCCGGTATATTGCTCAGAATCCGCACTCCGTCCTGCAGAAATTTCTCAGCCTCCGCTGAGCCCGCAGGATGCTTTAAAGTAAAAATCGCCATATGCCTGATTGTTCCGTTGTTCATTGTAACTCCCCCTTCAGATATTATCCGAAATAACGGTGATAAAAGCTCCGGGCGGCTGCAATCTCATTCGTTCCATGAATCAGGGCCCGTCCATCCGCAAAAACGACCATACGGTACGGCTCTTCCGTGAATGAAACCAGATAGGGGTTGCGCTCCACTTTGCCGGCTCCAAGCCTGGACAGTCTTGCTGCCGTTTCTTCCAGGTTCAGCTGCTGCCGCCCTGCCGGCCGGATCTGCACCGTATCTCTGCCGCAGAGCACATCACTGCGCTCCGTATTGGCTGCTGAAAGATAAGGATATACAGGACGTAAGCCGCAGGATGGGCAATCCTCCTTTTTGGCTGCTTTTACCCCGATCTCCTGATGTTCATTCCGCCATACATCGAAGGACAGCAGCTTGCTGCGCAGATGCTCCCGCCGTCCTCCCAGCAGCTTGATCGCCTCTGCAGTTCCATTGGCGGTCACAAGCTGCACTGCCTGAGGCAAAATCCCGGCTGTATCACAGGTATCTCCGCCCAGAGGGATGGTTCCCAGCAGACAGTTCAGACAAGGCGTCTCACCAGGCAAAATGGTGTATGTAATGCCATAGCTTCCAACACAAGCGCCGTAGATCCAGGGGATACGATGTTTTTGGGCGAGATCATTGATGATCAGCCGGGTATCGAAATTGTCTGTGCCGTCCATGATAAGATCCACGTCTGACAGCAGAATCTCCAGCTCTTCGGCCCTGACATCCATCACATGGGCTTCAATCATGATTTCCGAATTGACCTGCTCAAGCCTTGCTTTGGCAGCCGCAGCCTTCGGGAGACGCCGGACCGCATCCTCTTCTGTATACAGCTGCTGGCGCTGCAGATTGCTCCACTCTACATAATCCCGGTCGGCAAGAATAATCCGTCCCACTCCGCAGCGGGCCAGTGTCTCGGCAATGCCCGTGCCGAGCGCACCGGCTCCTACAATCAGCACACTGGAGCACGACAGCCCCTGCTGCCCCTCCTCCCCAAAAGGCGTAAAACGGACCTGCCGCGAATACCGGCCGTTCCGGTCATTATTCCCCATCTCTCGGCACCTCCTTATACTTTTTGAGCCGACCACTGCTCTACATTCCAGATCTTCGTGACCAGGCCGTCATAGAATTCAGGTTCGTGGGAGACCAGCAGAATCGTGCCTTTGTATTCCTGCAGCGCACGCTTCAGTTCAGCTTTGGCCGTAACATCAAGGTGATTGGTCGGTTCATCGAACAAAATCCAGTTGCTCTCGCGCATCATCAGCTTGCATAGCCGCACCTTTGCCTGCTCGCCGCCGCTCAGCATATTCAGCGGACGGGTGATATGCTCATTTTTGAGACCGCAGCGGGCCAGATGCCCGCGCACCTCATTCTGGGTCAGACCGGAAAATTCATTCCACACATCTTCAATCGGCGTTATATTGGCGGCTTTGACCTCCTGCTGGAAATAAGCCGGATTCAGGTAGTCACCCAGATACGTTTTACCGCTGAGCGGGGGGATGACACCAAGAATTGTTTTGAGCAATGTGGATTTACCGACACCGTTATACCCTACTATGGCTATTTTGTCACCGCGTTCAATTGTCATATTCAGCTTGGGCAGCAGCGGGCGGTCATAACCGATCTCGAAATCGATACCCTCAAAGACCGTTTTACCGCTCGAACGGCTCTCTTTGAACGAAAATGTCGGCTTTGCCGCTTCCTCCGGCCGGTCAATCAGCTCCATGCGTCCCAGCTGCTTCTCACGGCTTTTGGCCCGGCCCGATGTGGATGCACGCGCTTTGTTTTTCTGGATGAATTCTTCTTGTTTTTTGATGTATTCCCGCTGCTTCTCGTAAGCATCGATATGCTGATTTTTATTCATTTCGGCCATATCCAGGAATTTCTCATAATTGGCCGTATAGCGGGTCAGCTTGGCAAATTCCAGATGATACACAACGTCTACGACCTTGTTCATAAACTCTGTATCATGGGAAATCAGCATAAATGCATAAGGATACTGCTTCAGATAATGGGTAAGCCAGTCGATATGCTCTACGTCCAGATAGTTGGTAGGCTCATCCAGCAGCAGAACGTTCGGCTTTTCCAGCAGCAGCTTGGCCAGCAGAACCTTGGTGCGCTGTCCCCCGCTTAAGGAGGAGACGTCACGGTCCAGTCCGATAGCTGATAAGCCGAGCCCGTTGCTCATTTCCTCTACTTTGACATCGATCAGATAAAAATCACCGATATCCAGCTGCTCCTGAATTTCACCCATCTGTTCAAGCAGCTGCTCCAGCTCTTCGGGTGAGGCATCGCCCATTTTACCGGTAATCGCCATCATCTCATTCTCCAGCTCCAGCAGCGGCAGGAATGCGTCCTTCAATACATCCCGGATGGTCTTCCCCGGTGTCAGAATGGTATGCTGGTCAAGATATCCGTAACGTACCCGGGGCGTCCATTCCACTTTACCGCTATCCTTAAGCAGTGTTCCGGTCAAAATATTCATCAGCGTCGACTTGCCTACGCCATTCGCACCCACCAGTCCCACATGCTCGCCGGGCAGCAGCCGGAAATTTACATTCTTGAACAGCTGCCGTTCTCCAAAGTTGTGGGATACATCTTCTACTGTAAGTAAACTCATAATTCTCTATATAACTCCTGTCTATTTGTAACGTAAGGCACATCATGTCAGTACATATAACGCCCATTTTATCATAAAATCAGATCGCAAAACAGGAATATGAGCGAAAATGAACGAAGAATGTAATTCAAACACTGTTTTTATGATTTTTTCTGAAAAAATCCAATTCGTTTTCCAGGAACCGCCGGTCTTGGTATGTCTGCGAGCAGGGCTTTAACTGCAACTGCCAGTTTTCCCTTGCTGAGAAAAGGGTCATGCTGGACCGGCAGGCTGCAAACCCGGCCGTTCATCATACCGAGTCCTTCTTCGAGCAGGGCTGCTGCTGAGTCTCCGGCAAAAGGCAGACAAATCCGCCACTTATCCTGTGGTGTCAGACGGCTGCGCTGCAGCCATTGCAAAGTCTCCTCAAGCCGCCAGTCGGCTCCCGAGGCGATAAGCACCGGAAGTTCACTGTCCGCGAACATTTTCAGCTTCTCCGGATCGCTCCCGTAACCGAGGTCGAGAACGATATAGGCGTAATCCAGGCTTCCGGGCAAATCGGGTATACTCCCGTGAGGAGGTCTCTTCCAAAAATGAATGCCCCTCCATTCCATACGGGTAGCAGTCCCGCCACTGAACCTTCCGCTGTCTGTAACGCCTTGCAGCACATTTCGCATGCGTTCGTACACCACTGCCTCAGGACTGAAATCTATCCAGGCGGTCAACCCTTTACGTGCCAGCGCATGGCTAACAGCCAGCGAGGTATGTGTCGTTCCAAGACCGGGCGCCGTACCGAGCAGTGCAATGACAACTGCTTCGGACCGTCCGGGATAAGCTTCAAGTCTTCCGCGCCATTCCTGTTTCTTAAAAGATGCAGCTGCATCCAGTGCCAGCATTACTTCTGCTGCGCTCTGGTAGCGTTCCTCCGGGTGATGGCGGAGCAGCCTGCGGATGACAGGATTCAGCGCCTCCGGTATTCTTCCGCGCAACAGGTTTTCCATTCCCGGCTGCCAGCTGCTGTACCGTCCTCCAGAAGACATATACAGCAGCAGTGCTCCCAATCCGTAGAGATCAGAGGCCGGCCCGCTTTGTCCTCTGCCGTACTGTTCCGGTGCCGCAAAACCGACCGTCCCCAGCTTCTCTGTATCCTCTGCTGAACCGCTTCTGTAACTTCTCGCAATGCCGAAATCAATCAGCCTCAGCTCATCGGGACCGGTCAGCATCACATTACCCGGCTTCAAATCCCGGTAAATGAGCGGCGGATGAAGACCGTGCAAATACTCCAATACTTCAAGCAGCTGTCTCGCATAGCTTATAATCTTTTCCCCTTCTATAGGCTCAGGGTGGCCAGCCATATATTGCGCCAGGCTGATTCCGTCAATGTAATCGATCACCAAATAACAATATCCCGCTTCATCCGGAGCAAAAAAATCTGCCACACCCGGAAGCAGACGGTGGTTGAGCGACAGCAGCAGCTCTGCCTCCGCTTGCAGATCTCCATAACCTCCTTCAAGCTGCATGCCTTCTTTAACCGCCCAGCGTTTGCCTTTCAGCCGCAGATCTTCCGCCAGATAAACATGGCCCATCCCCCCTGAGCCGATCAACCCTGTAATGATGTATCTTCCGCCAAGAATATGTCCTGCTGCAAGCTTCGATTGGAATTTCATCCATAATTCCTCCTTGTACCAATAAAAATAAAAGAGAGAAAGCTCCGCCGCCCAAGCTAAAACCGCCGGATAACCGGCAGCATGCTGAGCGGGATGCTTTCCCTCTTCGATCTGCTAACATATTATTCAGTTGCTTAATACTTAATCATATAAAGTGTGATCTCGTCCCGGTTGTGAAACAGCTGCTTCGCCCGCTGTATCTGCATCCGTTCACCTTCGAACATGGCGATAATCTCCTTGATCACAGCCATCGGCTTCTTATGCATCAGCTTGACTGTAACCACCGCTGTTCCTCCGGGTGCAAGACTCGGAAGCAGGCCTGTAACGAGCTTCGCCATCAGCTTCGGGCTCCAGCTCATATCGCAGACCAGCAGATCAAATTCATTCTCGCGGAATTTTACTTCACCGGCATTTTTGCGCAGAATTTTCAGCGCGGGATGCTTGCGGAGTGACTCATGCATGAGCGCGGGATCAACTGCGGTGACCTTCAGGCCGCGTTCCAGCAGAAAAGAGGTCCAGCCGCCCGGAGAAGCGCCGATATCCACAGCATTACGGAAGCCTGCAAATGGAATGGCGAATTCCTTCTCGGCCTCCATCAGCTTAAACTTGGCGCGTGAGATTTGGCCGTCCTCTTTCCGGAAACGGATCATCCCGCCGTTCCAGCTTGACAGGTTTTCTTCGGGCCGGGATACACCGGCATACAGCGCATCTCGATCTGCATATACAGAAATAACCCAGGCCGGGTCCTGTACAGTAAACTCTGCTTCAAGACTCCCGAGCCGCTCCTGCAGCCATTCCCGCAGCTCCCCGGGACTGTCCTGCCAGAAGGAGGCTTGCCCTTTGCGGACATGCAGCGATATTTTCGCACCCTCCAGCTCCTGGCGGCGGCTTAAATAGACCGCAAGGCGTTCCAGTGCGGACATGTCGCCCTGATCCTGGAACTGGACTGGCTGAATATGGCGCAGAAATACCGGCAGGTTCTGACTCAGCAGCCGTGTCACCTCTTCCGGCTCTGCCTCAAGCGTCGCCAGGAAGACTTCGCCCGGCAGCAGCAGCGTACTTTTGACGGCACCGAACAGACGCCGGAGCTCTTCCTGGGCATAAGGAGCAAAGCCGTGGTTAGCTGTACAGATATATCTTGAATAGGTTTTTGTCTCAGGAGCAGTGGCCTGCTCCCCGTTATCTTCTCTAAAATCGTTCAAATCAATTGCCTCCAGGTCTGATTTTAATCCAGGGGCGACCGCTGTCCCATTCAATATGGGCTGGAATGTCGAAGGTAGCCATGATCATATCATCAGTTAATACTTCTTCTTTGGGCCCGGCACCGGCCAGTTTGCCGCCTTTGATCAGTGCCACGTGCGTAAACAGCGGCACAATTTCCTCCACATGGTGCGTTACATAGACAACATTGACATTGCGCTGTCTCAGCTTGTCGATCTCCGCCAGCATTTTCTCGCGCTCATACAGGTCAAGGCCGGCACACGGCTCGTCCATAATCAGCAGCTTCGGCTCAGCGATCAGGCAGCGCGCCAGCATTGCTTTTTTGCGTTCGCCCTGTGACAATGTGCCGAAGGGGTGATAGGCAAGCCCGCCGAGATTCATATCTTCAAGCAGCTTGACAGCCTGCTGCTTCACTTCTTCAG
Coding sequences:
- a CDS encoding response regulator transcription factor, with the translated sequence MMKRQRENAAVRADWMRGMYMNEAVVWYSSQRADEEQARLITGVFDELGLQTAKSEDPGDLRLLLTGVEPLLMLAELNNISEWAGWGIISEMREQGMFFPVMVVAAGREERVIVEAFENGGNEYMSSPLHRGEFKCRVRNLLMLTGRRRGLDSLLKVDGLLLDPARRLVSRDEIPLTLTPKEFDLLYYLAANLGHACPREEILKHVWGYHFHADTNVVDVYIRHIRLKVDKGYRHKLIHTVRGTGYVMRAPQGGPAL
- a CDS encoding Dabb family protein, whose amino-acid sequence is MNNGTIRHMAIFTLKHPAGSAEAEKFLQDGVRILSNIPAVNNFEVLRQISAKCDFEYGFSMEFTDQAAYDAYNNHPDHQAFVSERWDTEVAGFQEIDLMK
- a CDS encoding ThiF family adenylyltransferase; this encodes MGNNDRNGRYSRQVRFTPFGEEGQQGLSCSSVLIVGAGALGTGIAETLARCGVGRIILADRDYVEWSNLQRQQLYTEEDAVRRLPKAAAAKARLEQVNSEIMIEAHVMDVRAEELEILLSDVDLIMDGTDNFDTRLIINDLAQKHRIPWIYGACVGSYGITYTILPGETPCLNCLLGTIPLGGDTCDTAGILPQAVQLVTANGTAEAIKLLGGRREHLRSKLLSFDVWRNEHQEIGVKAAKKEDCPSCGLRPVYPYLSAANTERSDVLCGRDTVQIRPAGRQQLNLEETAARLSRLGAGKVERNPYLVSFTEEPYRMVVFADGRALIHGTNEIAAARSFYHRYFG
- a CDS encoding ABC-F family ATP-binding cassette domain-containing protein, with the protein product MSLLTVEDVSHNFGERQLFKNVNFRLLPGEHVGLVGANGVGKSTLMNILTGTLLKDSGKVEWTPRVRYGYLDQHTILTPGKTIRDVLKDAFLPLLELENEMMAITGKMGDASPEELEQLLEQMGEIQEQLDIGDFYLIDVKVEEMSNGLGLSAIGLDRDVSSLSGGQRTKVLLAKLLLEKPNVLLLDEPTNYLDVEHIDWLTHYLKQYPYAFMLISHDTEFMNKVVDVVYHLEFAKLTRYTANYEKFLDMAEMNKNQHIDAYEKQREYIKKQEEFIQKNKARASTSGRAKSREKQLGRMELIDRPEEAAKPTFSFKESRSSGKTVFEGIDFEIGYDRPLLPKLNMTIERGDKIAIVGYNGVGKSTLLKTILGVIPPLSGKTYLGDYLNPAYFQQEVKAANITPIEDVWNEFSGLTQNEVRGHLARCGLKNEHITRPLNMLSGGEQAKVRLCKLMMRESNWILFDEPTNHLDVTAKAELKRALQEYKGTILLVSHEPEFYDGLVTKIWNVEQWSAQKV
- a CDS encoding serine/threonine-protein kinase, translating into MKFQSKLAAGHILGGRYIITGLIGSGGMGHVYLAEDLRLKGKRWAVKEGMQLEGGYGDLQAEAELLLSLNHRLLPGVADFFAPDEAGYCYLVIDYIDGISLAQYMAGHPEPIEGEKIISYARQLLEVLEYLHGLHPPLIYRDLKPGNVMLTGPDELRLIDFGIARSYRSGSAEDTEKLGTVGFAAPEQYGRGQSGPASDLYGLGALLLYMSSGGRYSSWQPGMENLLRGRIPEALNPVIRRLLRHHPEERYQSAAEVMLALDAAASFKKQEWRGRLEAYPGRSEAVVIALLGTAPGLGTTHTSLAVSHALARKGLTAWIDFSPEAVVYERMRNVLQGVTDSGRFSGGTATRMEWRGIHFWKRPPHGSIPDLPGSLDYAYIVLDLGYGSDPEKLKMFADSELPVLIASGADWRLEETLQWLQRSRLTPQDKWRICLPFAGDSAAALLEEGLGMMNGRVCSLPVQHDPFLSKGKLAVAVKALLADIPRPAVPGKRIGFFQKKS
- a CDS encoding SAM-dependent methyltransferase — its product is MNDFREDNGEQATAPETKTYSRYICTANHGFAPYAQEELRRLFGAVKSTLLLPGEVFLATLEAEPEEVTRLLSQNLPVFLRHIQPVQFQDQGDMSALERLAVYLSRRQELEGAKISLHVRKGQASFWQDSPGELREWLQERLGSLEAEFTVQDPAWVISVYADRDALYAGVSRPEENLSSWNGGMIRFRKEDGQISRAKFKLMEAEKEFAIPFAGFRNAVDIGASPGGWTSFLLERGLKVTAVDPALMHESLRKHPALKILRKNAGEVKFRENEFDLLVCDMSWSPKLMAKLVTGLLPSLAPGGTAVVTVKLMHKKPMAVIKEIIAMFEGERMQIQRAKQLFHNRDEITLYMIKY